The following coding sequences lie in one Listeria ivanovii subsp. londoniensis genomic window:
- a CDS encoding dipeptidyl aminopeptidase, which translates to MKRHFFKTFEFEFETTRLLWYTPSGGADYGEVATVTEKIKDGNYESWYLEWSKFAKTLEDRAIHFYSDESKGNALFRSSRYYQAAEFFLHPKDSRKIVVYNKSVELFYQALAIKKIAYTEHNITYARTKLRTLFFKTSQPSKGTFYICGGFDALLEELYFTNVKATLANGYDVVLYEGPGQSDVIRKAGVPFTAAWNNVVNEVINYYQDKIGLFGKKIGVGISLGGLLLSRAASLDNSLFDRIILYNYFPSMLDSLKKPLPFFLHSFLDKGFPPPLEKIASFYIAHSPFLNWQVEHAKWVFGANSLNNLLAICGEFDETVAYEKLHTDTLVFVAKNENYYNYQLGNQFFEQIPAKHKKQILFDKEHFSSDLHCQNGAGYDGNDQIFLWLNE; encoded by the coding sequence ATGAAACGGCATTTTTTTAAAACGTTTGAGTTTGAATTTGAAACGACAAGATTGCTTTGGTATACACCATCTGGTGGTGCGGATTATGGGGAAGTAGCAACAGTAACCGAGAAAATTAAAGATGGCAATTATGAGTCGTGGTACCTGGAATGGTCGAAATTTGCAAAAACATTGGAAGATCGAGCTATACATTTTTATTCAGATGAAAGTAAAGGGAATGCTTTATTTCGCTCAAGTAGATATTATCAAGCAGCAGAATTTTTTTTGCATCCAAAAGATAGTCGGAAAATCGTTGTTTATAATAAATCAGTGGAGTTATTTTATCAAGCTTTAGCCATTAAAAAGATTGCGTATACGGAGCACAACATTACGTATGCAAGAACTAAATTAAGGACACTCTTTTTTAAAACTTCGCAACCATCAAAAGGGACCTTCTATATTTGTGGTGGTTTCGATGCGCTTCTTGAGGAACTCTATTTCACTAATGTGAAAGCTACCTTAGCTAATGGTTACGATGTGGTGTTATACGAAGGCCCAGGTCAATCTGATGTCATTCGTAAAGCAGGAGTCCCCTTTACAGCTGCATGGAATAATGTAGTCAACGAAGTGATAAATTATTATCAAGATAAAATCGGGCTTTTTGGGAAGAAAATTGGTGTAGGCATTTCACTTGGAGGACTACTGCTTTCAAGAGCGGCAAGTTTAGACAATAGTTTATTTGATAGAATTATTTTGTACAATTATTTCCCTTCGATGCTCGATTCGCTGAAAAAACCATTGCCGTTTTTCTTGCATTCTTTTTTAGATAAAGGATTTCCGCCGCCTTTAGAAAAAATTGCTTCGTTTTATATCGCGCACAGTCCCTTTTTAAACTGGCAAGTAGAACATGCGAAATGGGTGTTTGGTGCGAATTCGCTAAATAACTTGCTAGCAATATGTGGTGAATTTGATGAGACAGTTGCTTACGAAAAGCTGCATACGGATACTTTAGTCTTTGTTGCTAAAAATGAAAATTATTATAACTATCAACTTGGAAATCAATTTTTCGAACAGATTCCCGCAAAACATAAAAAGCAGATTTTATTTGATAAAGAGCATTTTTCCTCTGATTTGCATTGTCAAAATGGCGCAGGTTACGATGGGAATGATCAAATATTTTTATGGCTTAACGAATAA
- a CDS encoding putative quinol monooxygenase — MLYIEAKVQVNPTLVEEFLAEVKLVIADSLQEEGNYGYQLVRSVDEINTFYILEKWADNAAIKFHNSTAHYKKFKQNVPTFLATPIEVALLSPVEK, encoded by the coding sequence ATGCTATATATTGAAGCAAAAGTACAGGTTAACCCCACCTTGGTAGAAGAGTTTTTGGCAGAAGTAAAATTAGTCATTGCAGATTCCTTACAAGAAGAAGGAAATTATGGCTATCAACTAGTTCGTTCAGTAGACGAGATAAACACCTTTTATATTTTAGAAAAATGGGCAGATAATGCAGCAATTAAATTTCACAATAGCACCGCGCATTATAAAAAATTCAAACAAAATGTCCCTACATTTTTAGCAACACCAATTGAAGTCGCTTTACTTAGTCCGGTTGAAAAATAG
- a CDS encoding Cof-type HAD-IIB family hydrolase has product MTNSVIDTVITDMDGTLLVKKGDQIHPLNKEVLMDWQQNGNKLFLATGRLDLAILPFIHELKIKTPVISCNGGLVRDFTTGEILYKSNIELDLIKTVLETLQPLEVNYHIYTTERIIGPTNTGKIAFFNELNKSLPENEQVPITLTKDPFGTLREGEYPLKVLVIESDEAKRAQIKAALQGLPLSVLASASNLIDIMNEGIDKAKGITYLAENGYIHLESTIAFGDNENDVGMIELAKIGVAMENGIPLALEKADKIAKHHDIGGLGLFMQEEIL; this is encoded by the coding sequence TTGACAAACAGTGTAATTGACACGGTTATTACCGACATGGATGGAACTTTACTTGTAAAAAAAGGCGACCAAATTCATCCACTAAATAAAGAAGTTTTAATGGATTGGCAACAAAATGGCAACAAACTTTTTCTGGCAACTGGTCGGCTTGATTTAGCTATATTGCCATTCATTCACGAACTGAAAATCAAAACCCCAGTTATTTCTTGTAATGGAGGATTAGTAAGAGACTTTACTACTGGAGAAATTTTATATAAAAGTAATATAGAGCTCGACCTAATAAAAACAGTCCTAGAAACACTTCAACCACTTGAAGTTAATTACCACATTTACACGACAGAACGAATTATTGGTCCAACAAACACTGGTAAAATCGCCTTTTTCAATGAATTAAATAAAAGTTTACCAGAAAACGAACAAGTCCCAATTACTTTGACTAAAGACCCATTTGGTACACTGCGGGAAGGAGAATACCCGCTCAAAGTGCTAGTTATTGAATCGGATGAGGCAAAGCGAGCTCAAATCAAAGCTGCGTTGCAAGGATTGCCGCTATCCGTTCTTGCGTCAGCCTCCAACTTAATCGATATTATGAATGAAGGGATTGATAAAGCAAAAGGTATTACATATCTTGCGGAGAATGGTTATATCCATTTAGAATCCACTATTGCTTTTGGAGACAACGAAAATGATGTAGGTATGATTGAGTTAGCAAAAATTGGTGTAGCGATGGAAAATGGCATTCCATTAGCTCTCGAAAAAGCAGATAAAATAGCAAAACACCACGATATTGGTGGCTTAGGATTGTTTATGCAAGAAGAAATATTATAA
- a CDS encoding DUF1641 domain-containing protein translates to MAEPISTIRDTKKTPEEIEQERLAKIKANIVEEDSGFIEMVETVKLLQESGALEALNSAIKARGDITKTFLNEWRKEQVTNAINNVMISSKLLTDTKPEQTEQMLTNLKNAAEKAEESAKKEEIMGMLAMMKALKDPDVNRALRYGMTFLKEIGQTLK, encoded by the coding sequence ATGGCAGAACCAATTTCAACGATTCGAGATACGAAAAAAACACCTGAAGAAATAGAACAAGAACGGCTAGCGAAAATCAAAGCTAATATTGTAGAAGAAGATTCTGGTTTTATAGAGATGGTTGAGACGGTCAAGCTATTACAAGAATCTGGCGCACTTGAAGCTTTGAATAGTGCGATTAAAGCACGTGGAGATATTACGAAAACGTTCCTAAATGAATGGCGTAAAGAGCAGGTGACCAATGCAATTAATAATGTGATGATTTCGAGTAAGTTGTTAACGGACACGAAGCCAGAACAAACGGAGCAAATGCTAACTAACTTGAAAAATGCTGCCGAAAAAGCAGAAGAAAGTGCGAAAAAAGAAGAAATCATGGGAATGCTCGCGATGATGAAGGCGCTCAAAGATCCAGACGTCAACCGAGCACTGCGCTATGGTATGACATTTTTAAAAGAAATCGGTCAAACATTAAAATAA
- the fdhD gene encoding formate dehydrogenase accessory sulfurtransferase FdhD — translation MEFVAQRKIRQFESGVFKEMKSTVATEYPLTIYVNDIELVTIVCTPEYLEDLVVGFLTSEGIVRGPKDIDSVDIIESTGHAKVTANFVNKFNAKYRGKRYITSCCGKSRENFYFQSDASLVNVKQNSLLRLTTNKIFHLMEKFEGDSDTFHQTGGVHNAALCSMSDIIYSRMDIGRHNALDKIYGRALNDGTNTQDKAIIFSGRISSEILVKTAKLGCGIILSRSAPTELAVKMAEELQITTVGFIRGDRLNVYSGFERVT, via the coding sequence ATGGAGTTTGTTGCGCAACGGAAAATTCGCCAGTTTGAGTCAGGTGTTTTTAAAGAAATGAAATCCACTGTTGCGACAGAATATCCATTAACAATTTATGTAAATGATATCGAACTCGTGACGATTGTTTGTACACCAGAGTATTTAGAAGATTTAGTAGTTGGATTTTTGACTTCAGAGGGGATTGTCCGTGGACCAAAAGATATTGATTCGGTAGATATTATTGAATCAACCGGTCATGCTAAAGTAACTGCCAATTTCGTTAATAAATTCAATGCAAAATACCGAGGTAAGCGTTATATTACTTCCTGTTGTGGCAAATCACGGGAAAATTTTTACTTTCAGTCGGATGCATCTTTAGTTAATGTGAAACAAAATTCGCTTCTCAGGTTAACAACGAATAAAATTTTTCATTTGATGGAGAAATTTGAAGGGGATTCAGATACTTTTCATCAAACGGGTGGTGTTCATAATGCGGCGCTTTGTAGTATGTCAGACATTATATATAGTCGAATGGATATTGGTCGTCATAATGCGCTGGATAAAATCTATGGTCGGGCTTTGAATGATGGGACAAACACTCAAGATAAGGCCATTATATTTAGTGGGCGAATCTCTTCAGAAATCCTTGTGAAAACTGCCAAGCTTGGTTGCGGGATTATTTTATCGCGCTCTGCTCCGACTGAACTCGCAGTTAAAATGGCGGAAGAGCTGCAAATTACAACAGTTGGGTTTATTCGCGGGGATAGGTTGAATGTGTATTCCGGATTTGAGCGAGTTACTTAA
- a CDS encoding winged helix-turn-helix transcriptional regulator: MHPNENVSDDMRLRELALPLLGKWVPFILILLSERPYHFAELERTMTGVSRKVLNENLLNLQASGILHKSGESSTGFPVYYSLTELGESSLFILENIKSWLRENEELIRSNRKNFFE, from the coding sequence GTGCATCCTAATGAAAATGTTTCAGATGATATGAGGCTTAGAGAATTAGCATTACCACTCCTTGGAAAATGGGTACCTTTTATATTGATTCTATTATCCGAAAGGCCTTATCATTTTGCGGAGTTGGAGCGAACAATGACTGGTGTTTCCAGAAAAGTTTTGAATGAAAACCTGCTTAACTTACAAGCTTCTGGCATCCTCCACAAAAGTGGTGAATCTTCTACTGGTTTTCCAGTATATTACAGTTTAACAGAACTAGGAGAAAGTAGTTTATTTATTTTAGAAAATATCAAAAGTTGGCTACGAGAAAATGAAGAACTAATTCGTAGTAATCGGAAAAACTTTTTTGAATAA
- a CDS encoding alpha/beta hydrolase, whose protein sequence is MKKYLVTILILLFGGLVLSACRNDDEFLNTAPPKVDLKTEIPIILIHGSGGDTHSLDEIADHLTNDFASSKDELAMSISSNGKVSYQGELTKDAHRPIIKLGFDKNQASPDKWAEWLHIAVTDLKSRYGFTQMDGVGHSNGGLALTYFAENDSEDKTVPTLRKLIAIGSPFNDLNADDNAGTLDFQKLPTYTKQMTYFMDNKTKLNPNLEVLSIAGKISEEGESTDGIVPTNSSLASRLFVPKNAKVYMEDLQVDDSAVHQTLHETPESIKKVYWFLEKFHSDKSVTKLVSK, encoded by the coding sequence GTGAAAAAATATCTTGTTACAATCCTAATTTTACTTTTTGGCGGGCTAGTTCTTAGCGCTTGCCGGAATGATGATGAGTTCCTAAACACCGCGCCCCCTAAAGTGGATTTGAAAACTGAAATTCCGATTATTTTAATTCATGGAAGTGGTGGCGATACACATTCATTAGATGAAATTGCCGACCATTTAACGAATGATTTCGCTAGTTCCAAGGATGAACTCGCGATGTCCATCAGCAGTAACGGAAAAGTTTCCTATCAAGGAGAACTAACAAAAGATGCTCACCGACCAATTATTAAGCTCGGATTTGATAAAAATCAAGCATCTCCTGACAAATGGGCAGAATGGTTACATATTGCTGTTACAGATTTAAAATCGCGTTATGGATTCACTCAAATGGACGGGGTTGGTCATTCAAATGGCGGTCTAGCACTCACTTATTTTGCAGAGAATGATAGCGAGGATAAAACCGTCCCTACTTTGAGGAAACTAATCGCAATCGGGTCGCCATTCAATGACTTGAACGCCGATGATAATGCTGGTACCCTTGATTTTCAAAAATTACCAACTTATACAAAACAAATGACTTATTTTATGGATAATAAGACGAAACTAAATCCAAATCTCGAAGTGCTTTCTATTGCCGGGAAAATTAGCGAGGAGGGAGAATCAACAGATGGTATCGTCCCAACAAACAGCTCTCTAGCTTCCAGACTGTTTGTACCTAAAAATGCAAAAGTCTATATGGAAGATTTGCAAGTTGATGATAGCGCTGTTCACCAAACATTGCACGAAACACCAGAAAGCATCAAAAAAGTCTATTGGTTTTTGGAAAAATTCCATTCTGACAAAAGCGTAACAAAATTGGTTTCTAAATAG